The genomic segment CGGAAGTTGACATTGAGGGAAAGCGTAATCTGCTTTCCCTCAATAACACAGGGCGTCTAGAACAACTATTGCGAAAAGGGTGCAGAGTATTTTTTGTTCCTCATGCAGGCCGTAAAACCGCAGGTAAGCTCATCGGTGTTGAAGACAAAGAAGGCTTGGTGCTCGTTGATACTGGTTTACAGATGAAGGCTTTTGAGGTTGCCTTTTCTCAAGGGTTTTTCCCCTGGCTTTCCATGTGGTTTACGTATCGTCGTAGCCCTCGTTTAGGGAATTCGGTCTTAGATTACCGATTCATAAGGGAAAGTGAAGAGGCGTACGGAGAAATAAAAAGTGCGTTGTATCGGAAGGGGAGCCTGGCTCTATACCCCGACGCTCCCACAGAACGTGGTCGAAGGCACTTCCAGACCCTTCTTAAACTTCAGCAAAAAGGTATACCGACTTATATCATCTTTGTGGTGGCATTGCTGGGGGTGACCGGATGTGCACCTTTTGAGGAGCGAGATAAAGAGGTGGCGGTGCTCTTGCGGAAAGCGTACGCCAAAGGGGTGAGGGTGAAGTCGTTTCATCTTTCTCTTGTCCGAAATGGAGTGGTTGCACTTGAAAATTCTGATTTTCCGGTATTGCTCTGAATGGTTTTGAGGAATTTTCTTGTAGCGGTTATGGTTATTTTGACGAAAAGAAAGGAGGTTTGTGCATGGCCAGGGTAGAAAAAGTTGGCGAAATCTTTCGTTGTGAAAGGTGTGGTAACGTGGTGGAAGTAAGAGAAGTCGGTGAAGGAGAGCTGGTCTGTTGTGGT from the Atribacterota bacterium genome contains:
- the sfsA gene encoding DNA/RNA nuclease SfsA, with translation MSTALFQIESLCTAFLVHRVNRFVAEVDIEGKRNLLSLNNTGRLEQLLRKGCRVFFVPHAGRKTAGKLIGVEDKEGLVLVDTGLQMKAFEVAFSQGFFPWLSMWFTYRRSPRLGNSVLDYRFIRESEEAYGEIKSALYRKGSLALYPDAPTERGRRHFQTLLKLQQKGIPTYIIFVVALLGVTGCAPFEERDKEVAVLLRKAYAKGVRVKSFHLSLVRNGVVALENSDFPVLL
- a CDS encoding desulfoferrodoxin FeS4 iron-binding domain-containing protein, with translation MARVEKVGEIFRCERCGNVVEVREVGEGELVCCGQPMSKVETKKGGRRRCGQKSA